Proteins from one Ficedula albicollis isolate OC2 chromosome 3, FicAlb1.5, whole genome shotgun sequence genomic window:
- the FLRT3 gene encoding leucine-rich repeat transmembrane protein FLRT3, producing MISVTWSIFLVWTKIGLLLDMAPYSVSAKPCPSVCRCDVGFIYCNDRDLTSIPTGIPEDATTLFLQNNQINNAGIPSELKNLLRVERIYLYRNSLDEFPTNLPKYIKELHLQENNIRTITYDSLSKIPYLEELHLDDNSVSAVSIEDGAFRDNIYLRLLFLSRNHLSTIPWGLPKTIEELRLDDNRISTISELALQDLTNLKRLVLDGNLLNNHGLGDKVFMNLVNLTELSLVRNSLTAAPVNLPGTNLRKLYLQENHINRVPPNAFSYLRQLYRLDMSNNNLSNLPQGVFDDLDNITQLFLRNNPWHCGCKMKWVRDWLQSLPLKVNVRGLMCQAPEKVRGMAIKDLSAELFDCKDDSVISTIQITTAVPNTLYPAQGHWPISVTKQPDVKTPNLNKNYRTTASPVRKIITIFVKSVSTETIHISWKVALPMTALRLSWLKMGHSPAFGSITETIVTGDRNDYLLTALEPESPYRVCMVPMETSNIYLSDETPECIETETAPLKMYNPTTTLNREQEKEPYKNSSLPLAAIIGGAVALVAIGLLALVCWYVHRNGSLFSRNCTYSKGRRRKDDYAEAGTKKDNSILEIRETSFQMIPITSDQVSKEEFVIHTIFPPNGMNLYKNSHSESSSNRSYRDSGIPDSDHSHS from the coding sequence ATGATTAGTGTTACCTGGAGCATCTTCCTAGTTTGGACTAAAATAGGGCTGTTACTTGACATGGCACCTTATTCTGTTAGTGCCAAACCATGCCCTTCAGTATGTCGCTGTGATGTGGGTTTCATATATTGTAATGATCGCGATTTGACGTCTATTCCTACAGGAATCCCAGAGGATGCAACTACCCTCTTCCTTCAGAACAATCAAATAAATAATGCTGGGATTCCTTCAGAACTGAAGAACTTGCTTAGGGTGGAAAGAATATATTTATACCGCAACAGCCTAGATGAATTCCCCACTAACCTCCCTAAGTACATTAAGGAACTGCATTTGCAGGAGAACAATATAAGGACCATTACTTATGATTCACTTTCAAAAATTCCTTATCTGGAAGAACTGCATTTGGATGATAATTCTGTTTCCGCCGTTAGCATCGAGGATGGAGCTTTCCGGGACAACATCTATCTcagacttctttttctctctcgAAATCACCTTAGCACCATTCCCTGGGGTTTGCCTAAAACCATAGAAGAGCTGCGCTTGGATGATAATCGCATTTCCACAATTTCTGAGCTGGCCCTTCAAGACCTTACAAATCTAAAACGCCTTGTTTTAGATGGAAATCTCCTAAATAATCATGGATTAGGAGACAAAGTCTTCATGAATCTAGTCAATCTTACAGAATTGTCATTGGTCCGCAATTCACTCACAGCTGCACCGGTGAATTTGCCGGGAACAAACCTAAGAAAGCTTTATCTCCAAGAAAACCACATCAACCGTGTGCCACCCAATGCTTTCTCTTACTTGCGGCAGTTGTATCGACTAGATATGTCCAATAACAACCTCAGCAATTTACCTCAGGGTGTCTTTGATGATCTGGACAACATCACTCAGCTTTTTCTTCGCAACAATCCCTGGCACTGCGGGTGCAAAATGAAATGGGTACGTGACTGGTTACAGTCCTTGCCTTTAAAAGTGAACGTACGTGGACTGATGTGTCAGGCACCAGAAAAAGTACGTGGGATGGCTATCAAAGACCTCAGCGCAGAACTGTTTGACTGTAAGGACGATAGCGTGATAAGCACCATCCAAATCACTACTGCAGTACCAAACACCTTATACCCGGCCCAGGGACACTGGCCCATTTCTGTGACCAAACAACCAGACGTCAAGACTCCCAACCTAAATAAAAACTACAGAACCACAGCAAGCCCGGTACGCAAAATCATTACGATATTTGTGAAATCCGTAAGCACGGAGACTATTCACATCTCCTGGAAAGTTGCACTACCCATGACTGCTTTGAGACTGAGCTGGCTCAAGatgggtcacagccctgcctttgGATCTATAACTGAAACGATAGTTACGGGCGACAGAAACGACTATTTGCTCACGGCTCTCGAACCAGAGTCGCCGTACCGTGTGTGCATGGTTCCCATGGAAACCAGCAACATCTATCTCTCCGATGAAACACCCGAATGCATCGAGACCGAGACGGCGCCGCTTAAGATGTACAACCCTACCACCACCCTCAACCGGGAGCAGGAGAAAGAGCCTTACAAAAACTCCAGCTTGCCCTTGGCCGCCATCATCGGCGGCGCGGTGGCGCTGGTGGCCATAGGGCTGCTGGCCCTGGTCTGCTGGTACGTGCACAGAAACGGGTCCCTGTTCTCCCGGAACTGCACCTACAGCAAGGGACGCCGGAGAAAAGATGACTATGCTGAAGCGGGAACCAAGAAGGATAACTCCATCCTGGAAATCAGGGAGACTTCTTTCCAAATGATACCAATAACCAGTGACCAAGTGTCCAAGGAGGAATTTGTAATACACACCATTTTCCCACCCAATGGCATGAATCTGTACAAGAACAGCCACAGTGAAAGCAGTAGTAACAGGAGCTACAGAGACAGTGGTATTCCAGATTCAGATCATTCACACTCATGA